The proteins below come from a single Panulirus ornatus isolate Po-2019 chromosome 72, ASM3632096v1, whole genome shotgun sequence genomic window:
- the LOC139748018 gene encoding kielin/chordin-like protein isoform X5 produces the protein MVPKVRLWVAGCGLVSCWSSWWQDNINKQFVTEMNLLGPKKMARGMVISLVVVMVMVGPHLASARAILGEASSSEDKVDDSNCSAPVHCCRHLPLSSEFIACCNASGCCSPCDNLYVYEGHGVYETREDCEGAYECCVSPFLSDEFNKCCFEHQCCPFCGSVPEGCWYNGVLYPWGSVIDTLPDSCIKLVCGAKLSYSSPYITGVVLKLYHPPTHYDVECDNEVQYECVNPRGIIHEQNSEWLESLCSWCRCEDGHIRCEEVEPVCPPALHPDCTEVPGDCCSTWICHNLTTVGEAVAEGRKSHLYSHKTCIDYQGVRRNVGETWVDPRDPCVRYLCTQDGIEEQPSRYCPPVGPRPHVGCKKIEEDCCQTWHCTGCVDQQGVHHAVGETWVDPRDPCIRYLCTQDGIEEQPGRYCPPVGPRPHVGCKKIEEDCCQIWHCTGCVDQQGVHHAVGETWVDPRDPCIRYLCTQDGIEEQPSRYCPPVGPRPHVGCKKIEEDCCQTWHCTGCVDQQGVHHAVGETWVDPRDPCIRYLCTQDGIEEQPGRHCPPVGPRPHLGCKKIEEDCCQTWHCTGCVDEQGVHHDVGETWVDPRDPCITYLCTQDGIKQQPGRHCPPLGPRPHVGCRTVQEDCCNTWYCTGCVDQQGVHHDVGETWVDPRDPCIRYLCTQNGIENLPGRHCPSVGPRPHPGCKTVEQDCCTIWHCTGCVDQQGLHHAVGETWLDPRDPCIRYLCTQDGIEEQPGRHCPPVGPRPHVGCKKIEEDCCEIWYCSGCVDDQGVHRKVGEDWYEPGDHCTHLQCTQNGIKKSSKVCPTLGPKPRPECELIFDNCCQMWECPGCVDDDGVHRHLGEQWVHPTEPCTQYKCLQVGIEKTEVYCPPLAPRPHLGCRTVTQDCCQVWQCTGCVDEQGRERQHGDTWVDQRDPCLRHLCTRSGIQTSPVDCPHLPPRPHPGCTVITHDCCHTWTCSGCVDNQGEHHEVGQTWTDPTDPCIRYLCTPDGIERQPHTRCPHLEPQPHIGCRVVIHNCCQTWHCSGCVDEQGVYRKVGEEWYDPLNPCIHNHCTRDDIIERSRRVCPGLLPRPHPPCELIVDNCCQRWQCPGCIDDVGSHHNVGEEWTDPTHPCTHYRCLQVGIEKTEVFCPPLDPRPHRSCQLVTENCCHTWRCTGCVDDNGVHHEVGEWWEDQDDPCIHLQCTKDGIKRSRVECPLLTSQPHRGCRLVQEDCCYVWRCQLCIDDQGVERRIGEEWKDPTDPCKDHLCTRDGIETVHIACLPPPPPPGLNCHLRVRPGECCHTWTCREECPDPSSLSRDCVGLHHDQCQRDEECPAGDQCCLVAGCGKQCITVNRPCQNTGACRQLSGKCLDRCGRGEHPVPGVCLTSNCFCCVPDSDECTLNSRECIIRGGYCDVQCRSDEHAFRHLCSSGNCFCCIPKSSGCVVNSPECIIRGGRCDVKCNDDEHALLHVCESGNCFCCVPKRDSCTNTRECNQLGGQCGGESCTRGEEPVHGVCATSNCICCVPQFNTCKFQSNECRNIEGRCDVSCLNREDPVHHLCSTDNCVCCIERPLPCHPSRLCDVLNGFCKHECSRDENPLEGVCGTEGCVCCVPGAGLCHTNRNCLLLGGQCSHVCPADQGALQDVCDEQDCLCCVPGLVCRDTRECHQLGGQCSTDCSRGEQSVPGVCLTPNCVCCVPEPVDCRFDSPECSYQGGRCDHSCRSNEYPVTDLCNTKECLCCLPVSDDVY, from the exons GACACGGAGTGTATGAAACGCGTGAAGATTGTGAGGGAGCTTACGAGTGCTGTGTATCTCCCTTCCTCTCTGACGAATTCAATAAATGTTGCTTTGAACATCAGTGTTGTCCCTTCTGTGGCAGTGTACCTGAAG GTTGCTGGTATAATGGAGTATTGTATCCCTGGGGTAGCGTGATCGACACTTTACCAGACTCTTGTATTAAGCTGGTGTGTGGAGCGAAGCTGTCGTACTCCTCCCCCTACATCACTGGCGTTGTCCTCAAACTCTACCATCCACCAACGCATTACG ATGTTGAGTGTGATAATGAGGTGCAGTACGAGTGTGTGAACCCGAGGGGCATCATACACGAGCAGAACTCTGAGTGGCTGGAAAGTTTGTGTAGTTGGTGCAGGTGTGAGGACGGCCACATcagatgtgaggaggtggaaCCCGTGTGTCCACCAGCCCTACACCCAGACTGTACTGAGGTGCCCGGCGACTGTTGCTCCACCTGGATCTGCCACAACCTCACCAC TGTTGGCGAGGCTGTTGCTGAAGGCAGGAAGTCCCACTTGTACTCCCACAAAACCTGCATCGACTACCAAGGTGTACGTCGTAATGTTGGAGAGACGTGGGTAGACCCAAGGGATCCCTGCGTACGTTACTTGTGTACACAAGATGGTATTGAAGAACAACCTAGTCGATATTGCCCACCTGTCGGCCCTCGACCTCATGTTGGCTGTAAGAAAATAGAGGAAGACTGTTGCCAAACCTGGCACTGCAC TGGTTGTGTAGACCAGCAAGGTGTACATCATGCTGTTGGAGAGACGTGGGTAGACCCCAGGGATCCCTGCATACGTTACTTGTGTACACAAGATGGTATTGAAGAACAACCTGGTCGATATTGCCCACCTGTCGGCCCTCGACCTCATGTTGGCTGTAAGAAAATAGAGGAAGATTGTTGCCAAATCTGGCACTGCAC AGGTTGTGTAGACCAGCAAGGAGTCCATCATGCTGTTGGAGAGACGTGGGTAGACCCCAGGGATCCCTGCATACGTTACTTGTGTACACAAGATGGTATTGAAGAACAACCTAGTCGATATTGTCCACCTGTCGGCCCTCGACCTCATGTTGGCTGTAAGAAAATAGAGGAAGACTGTTGCCAAACCTGGCACTGCAc AGGTTGTGTAGACCAGCAAGGTGTACATCATGCTGTTGGAGAGACGTGGGTAGACCCCAGGGATCCCTGCATACGTTACTTGTGTACACAAGATGGTATTGAAGAACAACCTGGTCGACATTGTCCACCTGTCGGCCCTCGACCTCATCTTGGCTGTAAGAAAATAGAGGAAGACTGTTGTCAAACCTGGCACTGCAC TGGTTGTGTTGACGAGCAAGGAGTCCATCATGATGTTGGCGAGACGTGGGTAGACCCCAGGGATCCCTGCATCACTTACTTGTGTACACAAGATGGTATTAAACAGCAGCCTGGTCGTCACTGTCCACCTCTAGGTCCTCGACCTCATGTTGGATGTAGGACCGTCCAAGAAGACTGCTGCAACACCTGGTATTGCAC GGGTTGTGTAGACCAACAAGGAGTCCACCATGATGTTGGAGAGACGTGGGTAGACCCCAGGGATCCCTGCATACGTTACTTGTGTACACAAAATGGTATTGAGAATCTTCCTGGTCGACACTGTCCATCTGTTGGGCCTCGACCACATCCAGGATGTAAAACTGTGGAGCAAGACTGTTGTACGATCTGGCACTGCAC AGGCTGTGTGGACCAGCAAGGTCTTCACCATGCTGTTGGAGAGACGTGGTTAGACCCCAGGGATCCCTGCATACGTTACTTGTGTACACAAGATGGTATTGAAGAACAACCTGGTCGACATTGTCCACCTGTCGGCCCTCGACCTCATGTTGGCTGTAAGAAAATAGAGGAAGATTGTTGCGAGATCTGGTATTGTTC AGGCTGTGTTGACGACCAGGGTGTCCACCGCAAGGTAGGTGAAGACTGGTACGAGCCTGGAGATCACTGCACACACCTGCAGTGTACACAAAATGGCATTAAAAAGTCCAGCAAAGTGTGTCCAACACTTGGCCCAAAACCTCGTCCAGAATGCGAACTTATCTTCGACAACTGTTGCCAGATGTGGGAATGTCC TGGTTGTGTTGACGATGATGGTGTGCACCGTCACCTGGGAGAACAGTGGGTACATCCAACTGAGCCATGTACTCAATACAAGTGTTTACAAGTTGGCATCGAGAAGACTGAAGTGTATTGTCCTCCCCTTGCCCCTCGCCCTCACCTGGGATGCCGAACTGTGACGCAAGATTGCTGCCAAGTCTGGCAATGCAC TGGCTGTGTAGACGAGCAAGGTAGGGAGCGGCAGCATGGAGACACATGGGTGGATCAGAGGGACCCGTGCCTCCGTCACCTGTGTACAAGATCTGGCATTCAGACATCGCCTGTAGACTGTCCACACCTGCCCCCTCGTCCTCACCCTGGGTGCACGGTCATCACACACGACTGCTGCCACACCTGGACTTGTTC CGGTTGTGTTGACAATCAAGGAGAGCATCATGAGGTCGGGCAGACCTGGACTGACCCAACAGATCCTTGTATACGTTACTTGTGTACACCAGACGGCATCGAGAGGCAGCCCCACACACGCTGTCCACACCTGGAGCCTCAGCCTCATATTGGATGTAGAGTTGTAATACACAACTGTTGCCAGACGTGGCACTGCTC GGGTTGTGTTGACGAGCAGGGTGTATACCGTAAGGTTGGTGAAGAATGGTACGACCCGCTGAACCCTTGTATACACAACCATTGTACACGTGATGACATCATAGAAAGGTCTCGTAGAGTTTGTCCTGGACTCCTTCCTCGCCCTCATCCACCATGTGAACTCATCGTGGACAACTGTTGCCAGAGGTGGCAATGTCCGGGTTGTATCGACGACGTAGGATCACACCACAACGTGGGAGAGGAGTGGACTGATCCaacacacccatgcacacactacAGGTGTCTACAAGTTGGTATTGAGAAAACGGAAGTCTTCTGTCCACCTCTTGACCCTCGTCCTCACAGGTCCTGCCAGCTGGTGACGGAGAACTGCTGCCACACCTGGAGATGCAC AGGTTGTGTGGACGACAATGGAGTACATCATGAGGTTGGAGAGTGGTGGGAGGACCAGGACGATCCCTGCATACACTTGCAGTGCACCAAAGATGGCATCAAGAGATCTCGTGTAGAGTGTCCTCTGCTCACATCTCAACCTCACCGTGGATGTAGACTGGTCCAGGAGGACTGCTGCTACGTATGGAGATGCCA GTTGTGTATTGACGACCAGGGAGTAGAACGTAGGATTGGCGAAGAATGGAAGGACCCAACTGATCCTTGCAAGGACCACCTGTGTACCAGAGACGGGATAGAGACTGTACATATTGCTTGtttacctccaccacctcccccaggccTTAACTGCCATCTGAGGGTCAGGCCTGGAGAATGTTGTCACACTTGGACTTGCCG AGAGGAGTGTCCAGATCCGTCCAGTTTGAGTCGTGACTGTGTTGGCCTCCACCACGACCAATGTCAGAGAGATGAAGAATGCCCCGCGGGAGACCAGTGTTGCCTGGTGGCTGGATGTGGTAAACAGTGTATCACAG TTAACCGTCCATGCCAGAACACTGGAGCATGTCGACAGctgagtggcaagtgtttggACCGGTGTGGCAGAGGTGAACACCCAGTCCCTGGTGTGTGTCTGACCAGCAACTGCTTCTGTTGTGTTCCTG ATTCTGACGAGTGTACACTGAACTCTCGAGAGTGCATTATTAGAGGTGGCTACTGTGATGTGCAATGTCGTAGTGATGAACACGCCTTCAGGCATCTATGTAGCTCTGGCAACTGTTTTTGTTGTATTCCAA AGTCTAGTGGGTGTGTAGTGAACTCGCCAGAGTGCATTATCAGAGGTGGCCGCTGTGATGTGAAATGTAATGATGACGAACacgccctcctgcatgtgtgCGAATCTGGCAACTGCTTCTGTTGTGTTCCAA AGCGAGACTCCTGCACCAACACGAGGGAGTGTAATCAGTTGGgtggccagtgtggtggtgaaagCTGCACCAGGGGTGAGGAACCTGTCCACGGTGTGTGTGCCACAAGCAACTGCATCTGTTGTGTTCCAC AATTTAACACATGCAAGTTCCAATCCAACGAGTGTCGCAACATAGAGGGTCGGTGCGACGTGTCGTGTCTCAATCGTGAAGATCCTGTCCATCATCTGTGTAGCACAGACAACTGCGTCTGTTGTATTGAGA GGCCTCTCCCATGCCATCCTAGCAGATTGTGCGACGTGTTGAATGGTTTCTGTAAACATGAATGTAGCAGAGACGAGAACCCGCTCgaaggtgtgtgtggcacagagggctgtgtctgctgtgttccag GTGCTGGACTCTGCCACACGAACAGGAACTGCTTATTGCTCGGAGGTCAATGTTCACATGTGTGCCCAGCGGATCAGGGAGCACTACAGGATGTGTGTGATGAACAAGACTGtctctgttgtgttccag GACTGGTATGTCGAGACACCAGGGAATGCCATCAATTAGGTGGTCAATGTTCCACAGACTGTAGCAGGGGTGAGCAGTCTGTCCCCGGTGTGTGCCTCACACCCAACTgtgtctgctgtgttccag AGCCTGTTGACTGCAGGTTTGACAGCCCAGAATGCAGTTACCAGGGAGGGCGATGTGACCATTCGTGTCGTAGTAACGAATATCCCGTCACTGATCTGTGTAACACAAAGGAATGCCTGTGCTGTCTTCCTG TTTCAGATGACGTATATTAA
- the LOC139748018 gene encoding kielin/chordin-like protein isoform X2, translating to MVPKVRLWVAGCGLVSCWSSWWQDNINKQFVTEMNLLGPKKMARGMVISLVVVMVMVGPHLASARAILGEASSSEDKVDDSNCSAPVHCCRHLPLSSEFIACCNASGCCSPCDNLYVYEGHGVYETREDCEGAYECCVSPFLSDEFNKCCFEHQCCPFCGSVPEGCWYNGVLYPWGSVIDTLPDSCIKLVCGAKLSYSSPYITGVVLKLYHPPTHYDVECDNEVQYECVNPRGIIHEQNSEWLESLCSWCRCEDGHIRCEEVEPVCPPALHPDCTEVPGDCCSTWICHNLTTVGEAVAEGRKSHLYSHKTCIDYQGVRRNVGETWVDPRDPCVRYLCTQDGIEEQPSRYCPPVGPRPHVGCKKIEEDCCQTWHCTGCVDQQGVHHAVGETWVDPRDPCIRYLCTQDGIEEQPGRYCPPVGPRPHVGCKKIEEDCCQIWHCTGCVDQQGVHHAVGETWVDPRDPCIRYLCTQDGIEEQPSRYCPPVGPRPHVGCKKIEEDCCQTWHCTGCVDQQGIHHAVGETWIHPRDPCIRYLCTQDGIEEQPGRHCPPVGPRPHLGCKKIEEDCCQIWHCTGCVDQQGVHHPVGETWVDPRDPCTRYLCTQDSIEEQPALYCPPVGPRPHVGCKKIEQDCCEIWHCTGCVDQQGVHHAVGETWVDPRDPCIRYLCTQDGIEEQPGRHCPPVGPRPHLGCKKIEEDCCQTWHCTGCVDEQGVHHDVGETWVDPRDPCITYLCTQDGIKQQPGRHCPPLGPRPHVGCRTVQEDCCNTWYCTGCVDQQGVHHDVGETWVDPRDPCIRYLCTQNGIENLPGRHCPSVGPRPHPGCKTVEQDCCTIWHCTGCVDQQGLHHAVGETWLDPRDPCIRYLCTQDGIEEQPGRHCPPVGPRPHVGCKKIEEDCCEIWYCSGCVDDQGVHRKVGEDWYEPGDHCTHLQCTQNGIKKSSKVCPTLGPKPRPECELIFDNCCQMWECPGCVDDDGVHRHLGEQWVHPTEPCTQYKCLQVGIEKTEVYCPPLAPRPHLGCRTVTQDCCQVWQCTGCVDEQGRERQHGDTWVDQRDPCLRHLCTRSGIQTSPVDCPHLPPRPHPGCTVITHDCCHTWTCSGCVDNQGEHHEVGQTWTDPTDPCIRYLCTPDGIERQPHTRCPHLEPQPHIGCRVVIHNCCQTWHCSGCVDEQGVYRKVGEEWYDPLNPCIHNHCTRDDIIERSRRVCPGLLPRPHPPCELIVDNCCQRWQCPGCIDDVGSHHNVGEEWTDPTHPCTHYRCLQVGIEKTEVFCPPLDPRPHRSCQLVTENCCHTWRCTGCVDDNGVHHEVGEWWEDQDDPCIHLQCTKDGIKRSRVECPLLTSQPHRGCRLVQEDCCYVWRCQLCIDDQGVERRIGEEWKDPTDPCKDHLCTRDGIETVHIACLPPPPPPGLNCHLRVRPGECCHTWTCREECPDPSSLSRDCVGLHHDQCQRDEECPAGDQCCLVAGCGKQCITVNRPCQNTGACRQLSGKCLDRCGRGEHPVPGVCLTSNCFCCVPDSDECTLNSRECIIRGGYCDVQCRSDEHAFRHLCSSGNCFCCIPKSSGCVVNSPECIIRGGRCDVKCNDDEHALLHVCESGNCFCCVPKRDSCTNTRECNQLGGQCGGESCTRGEEPVHGVCATSNCICCVPQFNTCKFQSNECRNIEGRCDVSCLNREDPVHHLCSTDNCVCCIERPLPCHPSRLCDVLNGFCKHECSRDENPLEGVCGTEGCVCCVPGAGLCHTNRNCLLLGGQCSHVCPADQGALQDVCDEQDCLCCVPGLVCRDTRECHQLGGQCSTDCSRGEQSVPGVCLTPNCVCCVPEPVDCRFDSPECSYQGGRCDHSCRSNEYPVTDLCNTKECLCCLPDDVY from the exons GACACGGAGTGTATGAAACGCGTGAAGATTGTGAGGGAGCTTACGAGTGCTGTGTATCTCCCTTCCTCTCTGACGAATTCAATAAATGTTGCTTTGAACATCAGTGTTGTCCCTTCTGTGGCAGTGTACCTGAAG GTTGCTGGTATAATGGAGTATTGTATCCCTGGGGTAGCGTGATCGACACTTTACCAGACTCTTGTATTAAGCTGGTGTGTGGAGCGAAGCTGTCGTACTCCTCCCCCTACATCACTGGCGTTGTCCTCAAACTCTACCATCCACCAACGCATTACG ATGTTGAGTGTGATAATGAGGTGCAGTACGAGTGTGTGAACCCGAGGGGCATCATACACGAGCAGAACTCTGAGTGGCTGGAAAGTTTGTGTAGTTGGTGCAGGTGTGAGGACGGCCACATcagatgtgaggaggtggaaCCCGTGTGTCCACCAGCCCTACACCCAGACTGTACTGAGGTGCCCGGCGACTGTTGCTCCACCTGGATCTGCCACAACCTCACCAC TGTTGGCGAGGCTGTTGCTGAAGGCAGGAAGTCCCACTTGTACTCCCACAAAACCTGCATCGACTACCAAGGTGTACGTCGTAATGTTGGAGAGACGTGGGTAGACCCAAGGGATCCCTGCGTACGTTACTTGTGTACACAAGATGGTATTGAAGAACAACCTAGTCGATATTGCCCACCTGTCGGCCCTCGACCTCATGTTGGCTGTAAGAAAATAGAGGAAGACTGTTGCCAAACCTGGCACTGCAC TGGTTGTGTAGACCAGCAAGGTGTACATCATGCTGTTGGAGAGACGTGGGTAGACCCCAGGGATCCCTGCATACGTTACTTGTGTACACAAGATGGTATTGAAGAACAACCTGGTCGATATTGCCCACCTGTCGGCCCTCGACCTCATGTTGGCTGTAAGAAAATAGAGGAAGATTGTTGCCAAATCTGGCACTGCAC AGGTTGTGTAGACCAGCAAGGAGTCCATCATGCTGTTGGAGAGACGTGGGTAGACCCCAGGGATCCCTGCATACGTTACTTGTGTACACAAGATGGTATTGAAGAACAACCTAGTCGATATTGTCCACCTGTCGGCCCTCGACCTCATGTTGGCTGTAAGAAAATAGAGGAAGACTGTTGCCAAACCTGGCACTGCAc TGGTTGTGTGGACCAGCAAGGTATACATCATGCTGTTGGAGAGACGTGGATACACCCCAGGGATCCCTGCATACGTTACTTGTGTACACAAGATGGTATTGAAGAACAACCTGGTCGACATTGTCCACCTGTCGGCCCTCGACCTCATCTTGGCTGTAAGAAAATAGAGGAAGACTGTTGTCAAATCTGGCACTGCAC TGGTTGTGTGGACCAGCAAGGTGTACACCATCCTGTTGGAGAGACGTGGGTAGACCCCAGGGATCCCTGCACACGTTACTTGTGTACACAAGATAGTATTGAAGAACAACCTGCTCTGTATTGTCCACCTGTCGGCCCTCGACCTCACGTTGGCTGTAAGAAAATAGAACAAGATTGTTGCGAGATCTGGCACTGCAC AGGTTGTGTAGACCAGCAAGGTGTACATCATGCTGTTGGAGAGACGTGGGTAGACCCCAGGGATCCCTGCATACGTTACTTGTGTACACAAGATGGTATTGAAGAACAACCTGGTCGACATTGTCCACCTGTCGGCCCTCGACCTCATCTTGGCTGTAAGAAAATAGAGGAAGACTGTTGTCAAACCTGGCACTGCAC TGGTTGTGTTGACGAGCAAGGAGTCCATCATGATGTTGGCGAGACGTGGGTAGACCCCAGGGATCCCTGCATCACTTACTTGTGTACACAAGATGGTATTAAACAGCAGCCTGGTCGTCACTGTCCACCTCTAGGTCCTCGACCTCATGTTGGATGTAGGACCGTCCAAGAAGACTGCTGCAACACCTGGTATTGCAC GGGTTGTGTAGACCAACAAGGAGTCCACCATGATGTTGGAGAGACGTGGGTAGACCCCAGGGATCCCTGCATACGTTACTTGTGTACACAAAATGGTATTGAGAATCTTCCTGGTCGACACTGTCCATCTGTTGGGCCTCGACCACATCCAGGATGTAAAACTGTGGAGCAAGACTGTTGTACGATCTGGCACTGCAC AGGCTGTGTGGACCAGCAAGGTCTTCACCATGCTGTTGGAGAGACGTGGTTAGACCCCAGGGATCCCTGCATACGTTACTTGTGTACACAAGATGGTATTGAAGAACAACCTGGTCGACATTGTCCACCTGTCGGCCCTCGACCTCATGTTGGCTGTAAGAAAATAGAGGAAGATTGTTGCGAGATCTGGTATTGTTC AGGCTGTGTTGACGACCAGGGTGTCCACCGCAAGGTAGGTGAAGACTGGTACGAGCCTGGAGATCACTGCACACACCTGCAGTGTACACAAAATGGCATTAAAAAGTCCAGCAAAGTGTGTCCAACACTTGGCCCAAAACCTCGTCCAGAATGCGAACTTATCTTCGACAACTGTTGCCAGATGTGGGAATGTCC TGGTTGTGTTGACGATGATGGTGTGCACCGTCACCTGGGAGAACAGTGGGTACATCCAACTGAGCCATGTACTCAATACAAGTGTTTACAAGTTGGCATCGAGAAGACTGAAGTGTATTGTCCTCCCCTTGCCCCTCGCCCTCACCTGGGATGCCGAACTGTGACGCAAGATTGCTGCCAAGTCTGGCAATGCAC TGGCTGTGTAGACGAGCAAGGTAGGGAGCGGCAGCATGGAGACACATGGGTGGATCAGAGGGACCCGTGCCTCCGTCACCTGTGTACAAGATCTGGCATTCAGACATCGCCTGTAGACTGTCCACACCTGCCCCCTCGTCCTCACCCTGGGTGCACGGTCATCACACACGACTGCTGCCACACCTGGACTTGTTC CGGTTGTGTTGACAATCAAGGAGAGCATCATGAGGTCGGGCAGACCTGGACTGACCCAACAGATCCTTGTATACGTTACTTGTGTACACCAGACGGCATCGAGAGGCAGCCCCACACACGCTGTCCACACCTGGAGCCTCAGCCTCATATTGGATGTAGAGTTGTAATACACAACTGTTGCCAGACGTGGCACTGCTC GGGTTGTGTTGACGAGCAGGGTGTATACCGTAAGGTTGGTGAAGAATGGTACGACCCGCTGAACCCTTGTATACACAACCATTGTACACGTGATGACATCATAGAAAGGTCTCGTAGAGTTTGTCCTGGACTCCTTCCTCGCCCTCATCCACCATGTGAACTCATCGTGGACAACTGTTGCCAGAGGTGGCAATGTCCGGGTTGTATCGACGACGTAGGATCACACCACAACGTGGGAGAGGAGTGGACTGATCCaacacacccatgcacacactacAGGTGTCTACAAGTTGGTATTGAGAAAACGGAAGTCTTCTGTCCACCTCTTGACCCTCGTCCTCACAGGTCCTGCCAGCTGGTGACGGAGAACTGCTGCCACACCTGGAGATGCAC AGGTTGTGTGGACGACAATGGAGTACATCATGAGGTTGGAGAGTGGTGGGAGGACCAGGACGATCCCTGCATACACTTGCAGTGCACCAAAGATGGCATCAAGAGATCTCGTGTAGAGTGTCCTCTGCTCACATCTCAACCTCACCGTGGATGTAGACTGGTCCAGGAGGACTGCTGCTACGTATGGAGATGCCA GTTGTGTATTGACGACCAGGGAGTAGAACGTAGGATTGGCGAAGAATGGAAGGACCCAACTGATCCTTGCAAGGACCACCTGTGTACCAGAGACGGGATAGAGACTGTACATATTGCTTGtttacctccaccacctcccccaggccTTAACTGCCATCTGAGGGTCAGGCCTGGAGAATGTTGTCACACTTGGACTTGCCG AGAGGAGTGTCCAGATCCGTCCAGTTTGAGTCGTGACTGTGTTGGCCTCCACCACGACCAATGTCAGAGAGATGAAGAATGCCCCGCGGGAGACCAGTGTTGCCTGGTGGCTGGATGTGGTAAACAGTGTATCACAG TTAACCGTCCATGCCAGAACACTGGAGCATGTCGACAGctgagtggcaagtgtttggACCGGTGTGGCAGAGGTGAACACCCAGTCCCTGGTGTGTGTCTGACCAGCAACTGCTTCTGTTGTGTTCCTG ATTCTGACGAGTGTACACTGAACTCTCGAGAGTGCATTATTAGAGGTGGCTACTGTGATGTGCAATGTCGTAGTGATGAACACGCCTTCAGGCATCTATGTAGCTCTGGCAACTGTTTTTGTTGTATTCCAA AGTCTAGTGGGTGTGTAGTGAACTCGCCAGAGTGCATTATCAGAGGTGGCCGCTGTGATGTGAAATGTAATGATGACGAACacgccctcctgcatgtgtgCGAATCTGGCAACTGCTTCTGTTGTGTTCCAA AGCGAGACTCCTGCACCAACACGAGGGAGTGTAATCAGTTGGgtggccagtgtggtggtgaaagCTGCACCAGGGGTGAGGAACCTGTCCACGGTGTGTGTGCCACAAGCAACTGCATCTGTTGTGTTCCAC AATTTAACACATGCAAGTTCCAATCCAACGAGTGTCGCAACATAGAGGGTCGGTGCGACGTGTCGTGTCTCAATCGTGAAGATCCTGTCCATCATCTGTGTAGCACAGACAACTGCGTCTGTTGTATTGAGA GGCCTCTCCCATGCCATCCTAGCAGATTGTGCGACGTGTTGAATGGTTTCTGTAAACATGAATGTAGCAGAGACGAGAACCCGCTCgaaggtgtgtgtggcacagagggctgtgtctgctgtgttccag GTGCTGGACTCTGCCACACGAACAGGAACTGCTTATTGCTCGGAGGTCAATGTTCACATGTGTGCCCAGCGGATCAGGGAGCACTACAGGATGTGTGTGATGAACAAGACTGtctctgttgtgttccag GACTGGTATGTCGAGACACCAGGGAATGCCATCAATTAGGTGGTCAATGTTCCACAGACTGTAGCAGGGGTGAGCAGTCTGTCCCCGGTGTGTGCCTCACACCCAACTgtgtctgctgtgttccag AGCCTGTTGACTGCAGGTTTGACAGCCCAGAATGCAGTTACCAGGGAGGGCGATGTGACCATTCGTGTCGTAGTAACGAATATCCCGTCACTGATCTGTGTAACACAAAGGAATGCCTGTGCTGTCTTCCTG ATGACGTATATTAA